Part of the Gallalistipes aquisgranensis genome, ACACGAAAAAACTGGGTCGTGTCATCACTTATATCGAAACCGACTTTCGGGGCGGCGACTACCGGTTGCGGCTCCGTTCCGCTTACATCTCTTTCAAGGGATGGCTGTTCGGACGCGACGTCACGACGTTCTGCGACCTGAATGCCAGCCCCACCACGATAGACTTCGAGGGCCCGAACGCCTACACGTTCGGATTCAACACCATGATCCGGTACACGCACGCGTTCAACGACCGTTGGAGTCTGGGTGCGGCTCTCGAAATGCCGGAGGTCAGCGGCACCTATGCCCCGGGGTTGATCGCCATTCCGCAGCGCCTGCCCGATCTGCCCGTCTACGTCCAGTACAATTGGGGCAGAAATCGGTTCAGCCATATCCGTGCCTCGGCCGTTTTCCGGGACATGTACTATCATGACGAAACGCTAGGTAAGAACAAGTCCGCTTTCGGCTGGGGCACCCAGCTGAGTACTGCGATCCGGGTTACCCGTCCGTTGATTCTTTTCGGACAGGCCGTCTACGGACGCGGCATTTCCCCTTACATTCAGGATATCGACGGGGCGGGTCTCGATATCGTTCCCGACCCGCGCCACCCGGACCAATTGCAGACCCTGCCGATGTTCGGCTGGTTCGGGGCGGCCCAGATCAACCTGCTCGACAACCTGTTCTGCTCGGGAGGATTCTCGCAGGTGAGGGTTTACAAGCGCAACGACTTCGGCACTTCCGACATGTACCGCACAGCCCAGTACATTTTCGGCAACGTGTTTTACCACATCACTCCCAACTGCCAGGTCGCACTGGAATACCTCTACGGCAAGCGCAAAAACATGGATAATGCATCGAACCATGCCAATCGGATACAGGCGATGATTCAATACAATTTCTGATTTTCATGACGATTTTTCCCGGATCGCTTTGATTCTTAAAATAATTTAATTATGTTTGCCGTATCAAAATAGAAAACAGATGTCGGGAACAATGAATCATGGCTGGTG contains:
- a CDS encoding DcaP family trimeric outer membrane transporter; translated protein: MKTLRLLLVGLIFTLQLPAQTRTVNIYEYRPNVIVTGLRGDAADSAMIGAAVRHYFETHVTGFQQSHMPQFIITGRDNRFLLGIGGYVNFRTAYDFSGVVQNEDFVTYDIPIPGNATTAQQLRMDASTSRLFFKAIANTKKLGRVITYIETDFRGGDYRLRLRSAYISFKGWLFGRDVTTFCDLNASPTTIDFEGPNAYTFGFNTMIRYTHAFNDRWSLGAALEMPEVSGTYAPGLIAIPQRLPDLPVYVQYNWGRNRFSHIRASAVFRDMYYHDETLGKNKSAFGWGTQLSTAIRVTRPLILFGQAVYGRGISPYIQDIDGAGLDIVPDPRHPDQLQTLPMFGWFGAAQINLLDNLFCSGGFSQVRVYKRNDFGTSDMYRTAQYIFGNVFYHITPNCQVALEYLYGKRKNMDNASNHANRIQAMIQYNF